Below is a window of Longimicrobium sp. DNA.
GTCCAGCCCCGAACAATAGCCGTTGCTGCGCCCATGCATTCGTCCGGGCGGCTGAAGCCACGGCGCCGCGAATTCATTCGCCCGGCAGCACCGCAGCGCCCGTGGCCGCGCGCCGCAGCCGGTCGCGCACCCCCGCCCACTCCGGCGCGTCCGGCACCTGCTCGATCCAGATCACCTCGGCGCCGGCGGCGTCCATCGCGTGCAGGGCGGCGTAGAGGCGGGCGGCGTACCCGGGCACGTCCGCGGGCATCGCCACCACCTCCGCGCCCGATGCGGACACCGGCGCGAAGGCGATCACCCCCACGCGGCGCTCGTCCGTCGCCGCCCACACCGCCTTCGCGAACGTGGCCTCGCGCGCGGCGGGGGAGAAGAGGCGCACCTCGGCGGCGGGCGCGTAGTGCCGGTCCAGCATCCCAGGCGACGGGCGGGCGGCGCGGCCGGACGGCTCCGCCGACGCGGCGGCCACCTCGCCCAGCACCTCGCGCAGCTCGCCGATGGAGATGGAGCCGGGGCGCAGCACGGTCGGCACCTCGCCGGCCAGGCTCAGCACGGTGGACTCGATCCCCACCGGGCAGGGGCCGCCGTCCACGATCACGTCCACTCGCCCGCCCAGGCTGCGCCGCACGTGCTCGGCCGTGGTCGGCGACACCCCCATCGAGCGGTTGGCGCTCGGCGCGGCGAGCGGAACGCCCGCCGCCAGGAGCAGCGCGTGCGCCACGGGATGCGCGGGGATGCGCACGCCCACCGTGTCCAGCCCCGCGCTCACCGCGTCGGGGATCTCGGGAGATTTGGGGACGACCAGGGTGAGCGGCCCCGGCCAGAACCGCTCCGCCAGCCTGTCCGCCGCCTCTGGCCACGCGCTCGCCAGCCCCCGCGCCTCGCCGATGGACGCGACGTGGACGATCAGCGGGTTGTACGACGGGCGCCCCTTGGCCTCGTAGATTCGCGCCACGGCCGCCGGGTCGAGCGCGTGGGCGCCCAGCCCGTACACCGTCTCGGTGGGGAACGCCACCAGCCCGCCGCCGCGCAGAACGGCCGCGGCGTCGGCCAGCGCGGCCGGGTCGGGATGGGTGCTATCTACGCGTAAGATCCGCATTTGCAACGATATCTGGGCTCCGTGGCGTGCGGCGGCAACGGCACACGCTTTGCCTGACCCGAAAGACGAGCGCGGGGGACGCGCAGAGGGACCGGCGAACCAGGGAGGACGCGATGTTCTGGATGTTCATGACGGCGCTCTGGGTGGTGATGCTCCTGGCTCCGCTGGCCCTGCTGGTGGCGCTCCTCCCCGCCGGCCGCGACTGTCCGCGCTGCGGCAGCGAGAGCCTGCCGATCCGCTCCCAGCTGCTCCGCCCGGTGCGCCGCATGCTGAACCGCCGGTGGTGCACCTCCTGCGGCTGGGAGGGTGTGATGCGGGTTGTGCGCCACGTGCCGGTTCCCGCGCTGGAGGTGGTGCCGGA
It encodes the following:
- a CDS encoding L-threonylcarbamoyladenylate synthase, with the translated sequence MRILRVDSTHPDPAALADAAAVLRGGGLVAFPTETVYGLGAHALDPAAVARIYEAKGRPSYNPLIVHVASIGEARGLASAWPEAADRLAERFWPGPLTLVVPKSPEIPDAVSAGLDTVGVRIPAHPVAHALLLAAGVPLAAPSANRSMGVSPTTAEHVRRSLGGRVDVIVDGGPCPVGIESTVLSLAGEVPTVLRPGSISIGELREVLGEVAAASAEPSGRAARPSPGMLDRHYAPAAEVRLFSPAAREATFAKAVWAATDERRVGVIAFAPVSASGAEVVAMPADVPGYAARLYAALHAMDAAGAEVIWIEQVPDAPEWAGVRDRLRRAATGAAVLPGE